ATCACGTAGCGGCCCGTGTCCGTTACGTGGCCAATGGTGGCTCCGTCCAGATCCCAGCGGGCGAGGATCGCCCGGACCTCCTCCTCGTGGCCCTTGCGGGCGACCACGAGCATGCGCTCCTGCGTCTCGGAGAGCAGGATCTCGTACGGGGTCATCCCGGACTCGCGAACGGGCACCCGGGTGATCTCGATGTCCACCCCCGTGCCGCCGCGCGCCGCCATCTCCGTGGAGGAGGAGACCAGCCCGGCCGCCCCCATATCCTGGATCCCGACGATGTGACCCGAGCGGATCAGCTCCAGCGACGCCTCGAGCAGCAGCTTCTCGGTGAAAGGATCGCCGACCTGCACCATCGGCCGCTTCGCCTCGCTCTCCTCCGATAGCTCGGCGGAGGCGAAGGTGGCGCCGTGAATGCCGTCCCGTCCGGTCCTGGAGCCCACCGCCATGATCGGGTTGCCCACCCCCTCCGCCACGCCCTTGATGAGGTCCTCCCGCTTCATCAGGCCGATTGCCATGGCGTTCACCAGCGGGTTGCCCTCGTAGGCGGCATCGAAGACCACCTCGCCCCCAACCGTGGGAATACCCACGCAGTTGCCGTAGTCGCCGATGCCGCGCACCACTCCCGCGAAGAGGTAGCGTACCCGCGCGCCCTCGGGGCCGTCGAGATCGCCGAAGCGGAGCGAATTGAGCACGGCGATGGGCCGTGCGCCCATGGTGAAGACGTCACGGAGGATGCCGCCCACACCCGTGGCCGCCCCCTGATAGGGCTCGACCGCCGAGGGGTGGTTATGAGACTCGATCTTGAACGCCACCGCCAGGCCGTCGCCGACGTCGATCACGCCTGCGTTCTCGCCCGGTCCCTGGAGCACCCAGGGGGCCCTGGTCGGCAGGGTGCGTAGCAGCGGCTTGGAGTTTTTGTAGCCGCAGTGCTCCGACCACATCGCGCTGAACACGCCCAGCTCGGTGAAGGTCGGCTCCCGACCCAGAATCTCCAGGATGAGCCCGTACTCCTCCTCCGACAGACCATGCTCCGCGACCAACTCGGGCGTGATCTCGGGATCGCCGGGCCTACGCAACGGGGTTTCCGATGACATTTCAGTGCAAAAATTACGAATTACGAATTACGAATTACGAGCTTTCGGCTTTGGTCGGCTGTTTCGCTCGGAGTGCGATCGAGCCGAGCGCAACCCGATCCAAGCACCGAAGTCCGGCGTCTTCCAACTCGCGATTCGTACCCCATAATCCGTAATTCGTAATTCGTAATTCGTAATTCGTAATTCGTAATTCCCCGCCCCCGCCGCCTATGCCGCGGTTCCTGCGAGGAACTCAGCCAAAGCTCTGAATATTCCCGCCCCGTCCGCACTCCCCAGGAGGGGGTCCACCGCGCGTTCAGGGTGGGGCATCATGCCGAGCACGTTGCCGCGCTCGTTGAGGATACCGGCGATGTTGCGCACCGAGCCGTTCGGATTTGCCGCCGGGGTCACGCGGCCGTGCGCGTCGCAATAGCGGAAGGCCACGCGGCCCTCCGCCTCGAGGCGGTCGAGGACCTCCTCGTCGGCCACGTAGCACCCCTCACCGTGTGCAATCGGCACCTTGAGCACGTCGCCCTTCTGGTAGCTCGATAGGAAGGGCGGCTCGGTGCTCTCCACCCGCAGGTACACCGGGCGGGAGATGAACTTGAGGTTGCGGTTGCGGATCAGCGCGCCGGGCAGCAGGTGCGCCTCGCAGAGGATCTGAAAGCCGTTGCAGATGCCGGCCACCGGCCCGCCTTGCTCGGCGAACTCGCGCACCTCGCGCATGATCGGGCTGAAGCGCGCGATGGCGCCGGCCCGCAGATAGTCGCCGTAGCTGAAGCCGCCGGGGAGGAAAACGGCGTCTACACCCTCCAGATCGTGCGACTTGTGCCAGAGGAAGACGGTCTCGACCCCCAGCACCTCGCGTACCGCCCGATAGCAGTCGTAGTCACAGTTCGAGCCGGGAAAGGTCACCACCCCGATCTTCATGCTCGTAGCTCCAGTACGCGAAACGCCGTCATCCTTCCGACACCGTCACGTCGAAATCTTCCGTCACCGGGTTGGCGAGGAGCTGCCTGCACATCGCCGTGGCCGTCTCGCGCGCCGCCTCCGCCGATGCGGCGCTGAGGATCAACGTAATCAGGCGGCCGACGTGCACCTCGCCGACCCCCTCGAACCCCAGTGAGGCGAGCGCATCTGCCACCGCTTTTCCCTGCGGGTCCAGGATCCCCTTCCGGGGGACTACCCGGACCTCTACCCGATATTCGTTCACGTTCATTCCTTGAAAAATCGTGGACGGCGGCGGCGCCGAAAGCGCGGTCGCGGCCGGATCTCACTGTAGTCGAGCTCCCGCACCTCCCCCTCGTCGCTGGCTTCGTCCAGCAGCGGATCCTGCTCGGGAAGCCGCTCGAGAAAGCCCAGCGCCACTGTCCGCAGCAGACCGTAGGCGATGTAGATGACGGCCATGGGGAAGAAGAAGTACTCGGGCACTGTCAGCGCCGCGACGACTGAGGCGATCGCGAGGCCCAGCGCAAGGCGGCCACCCCAGGTCCGGAAGGTGAGGCGTGGCACCACCGGATAGAGGACGTGGCTGACCATCAGTCCAGCGCACACGACCAGGATCCAGCCCGCCCCCTGGTGCACGTTGACCTCGGAGAAGTACGTGCGGAAGAGGGGGGTCTGGGTGAAGCTGTAGTAGGTCGAGAGGGTGACGCCGGCGGTGGGGGAGGGGAGCCCGTGGAAGTTCGTCTTCGCGATCCCGGCCTGTTCGACGTTGAAGCGCGCCAGGCGAATGATGGCCGCGCTCACGTAGATGAAGGCCATGATCCAGTTCCAGCCTCCATCGCCGAGGAAGGCGAAGTAGACGATCAGCGCCGGGGCCACGCCGAAGCTGATCGCGTCCACCAGCGAGTCGAGTTGCTCGCCGAACTGGCTGCCCGTTCCGGTGAAGCGGGCGACCCTCCCATCGAAGAGGTCGGCGAACGCCGCCAGCACGATCAGCCAGCCCGCCATCTCGTACCGCCCGCGCGCCGCCGCCACGATCGCCCAGATCCCCAGGAACAGGTTGCCCAGCGTGAAGGCGCTGGGCAGGACGATCACTCCCCCGCGAAGCCGGCGACGCGCGACGGCTGTCACGGCGTGAGCCCCCAGGTGCTCAGGTCTACCTCGTCGAGGGGGGTGCCGGTCAGCCGCTGGAACACGTCCTGGTAGCGTCGCGACATCCCTTCGACCACCTCGCGGGGAAGGTCGGGTGCGGGAGGTTGCTTGTTCCACTCGCCGTGTCGGACCAGCTCCTCCAGGTAGTCGCGGAGCGGCTGTTTGTCGAGCGACGGTTGCCTGCGGCCGGGCGCGTAGAGGTCGGCTGGCCAGAACCGGGACGAATCGGGGGTGAGGACCTCGTCGATCAGGACGATCGCCCCGTCTTCGCCGCGACCGAACTCGAACTTCGTATCGGCGATGATGATACCCCGCTCGGCGGCAATGTCCCTGCCTCGTTCGTAGACCGCGATGCTGGCATCCCGCAGGCGCGCCGCCACCTCCGGACCGAGCATCCGCTCCACCTCGGAGAAGGGGATGTTCTCGTCGTGCCCTTCTTCCGCCTTGGTCGCGGGGGAGAAGGTCGGCTCGGGCATCCGGTCGCTCTCCACCATGCCGGGCGGGAGGGGCTCTCCGGCCAGCGTGCCGAATTCCCGGTACTCCTTCCACGCCGAGCCCGACAGGTACCCGCGGACGACGCACTCCACCGGGAAGGGCTCCAGCTTCTGCACCAGCATCGAGCGCCGCCGCCACTGAGCCTCATTCGCTGCCAGCGCAGGGTAGCGTTCGATGATGAGTTGGGGATCGACGGAGATCAGGTGTCCGGGGATGAGGTCTCGCACCCGCGCGAACCACCACGCGGAGATGAGGGTCAGCACCTCCCCCTTGCGCGGGACGGGCTGTGGCAGGACGACATCGAAAGCGCTGACGCGGTCGGTGGCGACCAGAAGGAGGGCATCGCCCAGATCGTACACGTCGCGGACTTTGCCCCGCCTCAACAGTGGAAAGGGAAGGTCCGTCCGGGCGATCGGTTCGTTCAAGGCCGTTCGGGGCGCGCGTCTGGTGAAATTCAAAATTTAACACACCGGGCGGGAGGGTGCTAGGTCGCCACCTTCCCCTCCAGATACCGGAAAAACGCCTCCACGCTGAGCGGCTCGCCGGTGGCGCGCTGGCAGAGCTCGAAGGCGCTGAAGCGGCGCCCGTGCCGGTGGATCTTCTCGCGCAGCCAGTCCTGCAGTGGCGCGAACTCGCCCCTGGCGATCGCGTCCTGCAGGGAGGGCACCTCCCGGTTGGCCGCGCTCCAGAACTGGGCCGCGTAGAGGTTGCCCAGGGTGTAGGTCGGAAAGTACCCGATCGCCCCCATCGACCAGTGAATGTCCTGGAGGCACCCCTGTCGGTCGTCGGGCACCTCCAGGCCGAGATCCTGGCGCATCCGCTCGTTCCACGCTCCCGGCAGCTCGCGCACCGGCAGATCTCCTGAAAGCAGCGCCCGCTCGAGGTCGAAGCGTAGCAGGACGTGCAGGTTGTAGGTCACCTCGTCGGCCTCGACGCGGACCAGGCCTGGCTTCACCCGGTTAGCGGCACGAACCACGTCGTCGACGCTGGCGCCACCAAGGTCGGAGCCGAGCAGCCGCCGCGCCTCGGGGAGAGCCCAGCTCCAGAAGGGGGCCGAGCGTCCCACGAAGTTCTCCCACAGGCGCGACTGGCTCTCGTGGATGCCGAGGCTCGCGGATTCGGCCAGCGGCTCGCCGAAATGCGCTTCCTTCGGAAGCCCCTGCTCGTACATCCCGTGCCCTGCCTCGTGCATCGTCGAGCTCAGCGCATCCAGGAAGTGTGCCTCGTCGAAGCGGGTGGTGAGGCGCGTGTCGCCGGGGCCGATCGCCTCGCAGAAGGGGTGGGTGGAGACGTCCAACCGGCCCGCTTCGAAGTCGAAGCCGATCCGCTGCGCCACGAAGCGGTTGAGCTCCATCTGCTTCGACACCGGGATGGTCAGCCCGTCGATCGGCGTGGACAAACGGGCGTGGCGGGGCGCGGCCTCGGCGATCAGCGGGGTGAGCCGTGCGCGCAGCTCGCTGAAGATCTGGACGAGCGGCTCGGCGGTGGCGTCCGGCTCGTACTCGTCGAGCAGAGTGTCGTAGACGGGAGCGTCCGGCCGGTAGCAGAGCGCCTTCTGCCGCGCCAGATCGAAGCTCTTCTCCAGCCAGGGAGCGAAGCTGCCGAAATCGCTCGCCTCCCGAGCGTCGCGCCAGGCGCGCTGCGATAGCGCCGCGGTCTGGGCAATCTCGCGCACGAGAGAGCCGGGGAGCTTCAATGCCCGGTCCAGGTCCCTGCGGATCTCCCGCAGATTGGCGGACGCGTCGGGATCGTTGCGGAGGTCGGGGTCCGCTTCGGCGGTCGCCAGCCATTCCTGCACCTCCGGCCGGGTCCGCCGCTCGTGTACGAGCCCGCTCAGCGCTGCGAGCTGATCCGCTCGCAGGGAGGCGCCGCGGGGTGGTAGCTGGGTCTCCTGATCCCACGCCAGCACGGCTCCCGCCGAGGCCAGGACCGCCGTTTCGCGGAGGTCTTTCAGCAGCGCCTCGTACGCTGCCCGAGCGGTGCGCGGCTCAGACATGGAGCTCCGGGGCAGTTCGGTTGACCTCCGAGCCGTATCGCTCGAGCACCGGCTCGACCCATTCCGCCAGGAAAACGTCCACCTGTTCCGGTGCCCGGCCGACATAACGCTCCGGCCGCAGCTCCTCCTCCAGCTCCTGGCGGGTGACCCCGAAGGTCGGGTCGGCCGCGATCCGGTCGAGGAGGTCGTTCGGCAGACCCTGCAGCTTGATCCGCTTGCCCGCCTCCAGCGAGTGCTGCCGCACTCTCTCGTGGAGCTCCTGGCGATCGCCGCCGCGCTTCACGCTGCGCATCATCAGGTTCTCCGTCGCCATGAACGGTAGCTCCTCCATCAGATGGCGACGAATCATCTCCGGGTTGACCACCAGGCCCGCCGCGACGTTGTGCTGGATGAGCAGGATCGCATCGATGGCCAGATACGCTTCGGGGACGGCGATTCGCTTGTTCGCCGAGTCGTCGAGCGTGCGCTCGAACCACTGCGTGGCTGCGGTGAAGGCCGGATCGATGACCAGAGTGATGGCGTGCCGTGCCAGCGCGTTGATCCGCTCGCTGCGCATCGGGTTGCGCTTGTACGGCATGGCAGACGAGCCGATCTGGTGCTCCTCGAACGGCTCTTCCACCTCCTTCAGGTGCGAGAGAAGACGCACGTCGTTGGCAAACTTCGAGGCGGACTGTGCGATTCCGGCCAGGGTGGAGAGGCAGGCGTAGTCTACCTTGCGGGTGTAGGTCTGCCCGGTCACCCCGTAGCGCTGCTCGAAGCCCATCTTGCGGGACACTTTCTCGTCGAGGGCATCGATCCTGGCGGTATCGCCCTCGAAGAGGTCC
The Longimicrobiaceae bacterium DNA segment above includes these coding regions:
- the purQ gene encoding phosphoribosylformylglycinamidine synthase subunit PurQ, producing MKIGVVTFPGSNCDYDCYRAVREVLGVETVFLWHKSHDLEGVDAVFLPGGFSYGDYLRAGAIARFSPIMREVREFAEQGGPVAGICNGFQILCEAHLLPGALIRNRNLKFISRPVYLRVESTEPPFLSSYQKGDVLKVPIAHGEGCYVADEEVLDRLEAEGRVAFRYCDAHGRVTPAANPNGSVRNIAGILNERGNVLGMMPHPERAVDPLLGSADGAGIFRALAEFLAGTAA
- the purS gene encoding phosphoribosylformylglycinamidine synthase subunit PurS, producing MNVNEYRVEVRVVPRKGILDPQGKAVADALASLGFEGVGEVHVGRLITLILSAASAEAARETATAMCRQLLANPVTEDFDVTVSEG
- the pssA gene encoding CDP-diacylglycerol--serine O-phosphatidyltransferase, with product MTAVARRRLRGGVIVLPSAFTLGNLFLGIWAIVAAARGRYEMAGWLIVLAAFADLFDGRVARFTGTGSQFGEQLDSLVDAISFGVAPALIVYFAFLGDGGWNWIMAFIYVSAAIIRLARFNVEQAGIAKTNFHGLPSPTAGVTLSTYYSFTQTPLFRTYFSEVNVHQGAGWILVVCAGLMVSHVLYPVVPRLTFRTWGGRLALGLAIASVVAALTVPEYFFFPMAVIYIAYGLLRTVALGFLERLPEQDPLLDEASDEGEVRELDYSEIRPRPRFRRRRRPRFFKE
- a CDS encoding phosphoribosylaminoimidazolesuccinocarboxamide synthase produces the protein MNEPIARTDLPFPLLRRGKVRDVYDLGDALLLVATDRVSAFDVVLPQPVPRKGEVLTLISAWWFARVRDLIPGHLISVDPQLIIERYPALAANEAQWRRRSMLVQKLEPFPVECVVRGYLSGSAWKEYREFGTLAGEPLPPGMVESDRMPEPTFSPATKAEEGHDENIPFSEVERMLGPEVAARLRDASIAVYERGRDIAAERGIIIADTKFEFGRGEDGAIVLIDEVLTPDSSRFWPADLYAPGRRQPSLDKQPLRDYLEELVRHGEWNKQPPAPDLPREVVEGMSRRYQDVFQRLTGTPLDEVDLSTWGLTP
- a CDS encoding carboxypeptidase M32: MSEPRTARAAYEALLKDLRETAVLASAGAVLAWDQETQLPPRGASLRADQLAALSGLVHERRTRPEVQEWLATAEADPDLRNDPDASANLREIRRDLDRALKLPGSLVREIAQTAALSQRAWRDAREASDFGSFAPWLEKSFDLARQKALCYRPDAPVYDTLLDEYEPDATAEPLVQIFSELRARLTPLIAEAAPRHARLSTPIDGLTIPVSKQMELNRFVAQRIGFDFEAGRLDVSTHPFCEAIGPGDTRLTTRFDEAHFLDALSSTMHEAGHGMYEQGLPKEAHFGEPLAESASLGIHESQSRLWENFVGRSAPFWSWALPEARRLLGSDLGGASVDDVVRAANRVKPGLVRVEADEVTYNLHVLLRFDLERALLSGDLPVRELPGAWNERMRQDLGLEVPDDRQGCLQDIHWSMGAIGYFPTYTLGNLYAAQFWSAANREVPSLQDAIARGEFAPLQDWLREKIHRHGRRFSAFELCQRATGEPLSVEAFFRYLEGKVAT
- the purB gene encoding adenylosuccinate lyase produces the protein MTGSSERYSNPLTERYASAEMSRIFSPAFKFGTWRRLWLALAEAEKELGLPIPDEAIAAIREQLDTVDLKRAAELERQLRHDVMAHVHHLGEQAPAARGVIHLGATSAFVGDNTDLIQHREALRLVRTRLVGVIAALADFARRYRALPTLGFTHFQPAQPTTVGKRATLWLQDLLLDLEEIEFRLDTLRFRGVRGTTGTQASFMDLFEGDTARIDALDEKVSRKMGFEQRYGVTGQTYTRKVDYACLSTLAGIAQSASKFANDVRLLSHLKEVEEPFEEHQIGSSAMPYKRNPMRSERINALARHAITLVIDPAFTAATQWFERTLDDSANKRIAVPEAYLAIDAILLIQHNVAAGLVVNPEMIRRHLMEELPFMATENLMMRSVKRGGDRQELHERVRQHSLEAGKRIKLQGLPNDLLDRIAADPTFGVTRQELEEELRPERYVGRAPEQVDVFLAEWVEPVLERYGSEVNRTAPELHV